The following nucleotide sequence is from Zea mays cultivar B73 chromosome 1, Zm-B73-REFERENCE-NAM-5.0, whole genome shotgun sequence.
atacaggtgtaaaaggttcacactcagccaataaaaagaccaagttttggattcaacaaaggagcaaaggggcaaccgaaggcacccatggtctggggcaccggactgtccggtgtgccaccggacagtaaacagtacctgtccggtgcaccaggggactcagactcaaactcgccaccttcgagaatttccagggagactcggctataattcaccggactgtccggtgtacaccggacagtgtccggtgcgccaagggaggtcggcctcaggaactcgccagcttcgggaaacgccaacggcttgcccgctaaaattcaccggactgtccggtgtgcaccggactgtccggtgcgcctccgaagcaacggtcatctccgcgccaacggctctctgccgcgcatttaatgcaccctctgcgcgcgcagaagtcagaatcgcccatgctggcacaccggacatcaaacagtacctgtccggtgtgcaccggacaccctggcgggcccacaagtcagaagctccaacggtcagaatccaacggcagtgatgacgtggcagggggcaccggactgtccggtgtgcaccggactgtccggtgcgccatcgaacagacagctccaccaacggccacatttggtggttggggctataaataccccaaccaccccaccattcattgcatccaagttttccacttctcaactactacaagagctctagcattcaattctagacacactaaagagatcaaatcctctccaattccacacaaagccctagtgactagtgagagtgatttgccgtgttcatttgagctcttgcgcttggattgcttcttttctttctcacttgttcttgagatcacaactccattgtaatcaaggcaagaggcaccaattgtgtggtggcccttgcggggaagttttgttcccggctttgatttgagaagagaagctcactcggtccgtgggaccgtttgagagagggaagggttgaaagagacccggcctttgtggcctcctcaacggggagtaggtttgcgagaaccgaacctcggtaaaacaaatccgtgtgtctcacttcattattcgcttgtgatttgttttgcgccctctttagcggactcgtttatatttctaacgctaacccggcttgtagttgtgtttatatttgtaaatttcagtttcgccctattcacccccctctaggcgactatcagttacaaggtagctctctgaattgagaatgcagagagttgaggtgggtggctgagtaatagggtcgatcgttctgaaggggtgccccctaggccttatatactcgaccgtgggacaatacacgtggatatgataacaatgtgtaactaaaagatagtgaactgtttgatttTATCTCTCTATAGTtccgccgacctatcctcgcatggccccGTTGCATGGGGACtctagcgcgggaaagtcggatctctgttgtggtcgctcgctcaacgttgtggaccgtccgggcttgcaccaatccggtctcaTGTCAACATGttttgctgattgtccctcccaggccaacgaaagaatgaccttacgatttattgggcccttgggcctttcgtgaggtcttttactcttccagtggacccggggatatctgtcccccacacaaaTCGCGGTCCCGGACAAAATTACTTTTGGGGGAGAGCTTGTACATTCCAGTTTCCAGCAGAACAAGACTACACATAACCTGACTAGTGTAGTGCTGACCGGTAACACAACTAACAGATCTGGCCAATGCTCATACAGATTCATGTCACAGAACCAGCACGAGAAGATGTGAGCTCGACATTGGTCTAAGCTTCATTGCCTTGCTTGAAGTGTTCCTTCAGGATGTGATGTTAATTCTTAGTCAAGATAGCAGCATAGAAGCCAAGATGTCAGGATGTGATTAGCTCAATTCTGTGCGATCCGGCCGGGAAGCTCGGGGAGCATCATCTGGATCCTCGCGAGCTCGGCCACCACCTCCCGGGCGTCGGGCCGATCGTCCTTGTCTGGCCCCACGCACCGGAACGCCAGCTCCACCACTGCCTCGACGCTGGCCATCACGGCGGGGCCCTCGCCCAGCACCGGCGCGTCGACGTCCCGCCGCTCCCTGCCCACGTCCACGGGCCTCAGCCCCGTGACAAGctccagcaccacgacgcgacggcgGCTAGGTTTCTGGATTGGGGATGCAGGCCGCGTGAACAAGAAACGGCGGCGCCAGGCTTTTGACGGCGTGAGCATATAGTGAATTTAATGTTGACACCAGAGCTAAATCTCTATCTGTTCTCCATATTGGCTGCGTCTCCAAAACAGAGAAGCCAACGCCAACGCCTCCATTTCGTCGAAATCGCTTCTCTCTTCTTCCCTAATGGCAATTATCACGTCTCATCTCAGGAACTGGGGCAAGGGCACGGTTCCACCGTTCCAGGTTCCAGCCGCGCGGGTCCCGGCCGGAGCCGGACGCGCCGAGCCGCCGACGGGCGTCCCCATGCCGTTGCCGCTGCGGGTGCCGGCGCGGCTGCTGTTCGCGCGGCACAAGACTACCGCGGCGCAGCACGTGGCGGCGCGGCACCTGGACCACGCCTTCGAGCGGCTCGCGGCGGCGCACCTGCCCCTCGTCGCGGCGTCGCCGCTGGTCGACGCGCTGCGGGCCTCCCCCGAACCGCTCGCGCTGCCGAACCTGGCGcgccgcctcccgctccgcctccACCGCCGCGGCCCACTCCACTTCCTCCGCCTCTTCCCGCGCGTGTTCGACCTCCGCGCCCCGCTCCCGCTCTCCCTGTCCCTGACCCCCGCCGCCGCGGGCCTCCTCGCAGTCGCCAGCTCCCCCGCCGACGCAGCGCGGACGCTCCACCGCCTCCTAGCGATGTCGGTCACCCGCTCCCTGCCCCTCCGCGCCGTCTTCCGCGTCTGGCGCGAGCTCGCCCTCCCCGACGACTTCGAGGACTCCGTCGTCGAGGGGCACCCACACCTCTTCCGCCTCGTCTCCAATCCCGCCGAGCCCAACACTCACATCctccacctcgtcgccgaccagGCGACCGAGGACTTCACCCCGGCGGTGGAGAAGGCCCGCCCGGACAGGTACGCCTTCAAACTGCAGTTTCCGCCGGGGTTCAGGCTGGCCAAGGAATATCGGAAGAAGGTGAAGGAGTGGCAGCTGCTGCCTTACACCGGACCGTATCAGGTCGTCAGTCCGAGCGCTGGAGGTAGCAAGAGGGTGTCGAAGTTGGCGAGGAGGAAGATGGAGAAGAGGGCAGTAGGGATTGCGCACGAGTTCCTGAGCCTGACCGTGGAGAAGATGgtggaggtggagaagttcagtcaGTTCAGGAAGTGGTTTGGGATCGAGGTCAATGTCCGGGACGTGTTCTTGGATCATCCCGGGATATTCTACCTCTCGGCGAAAGGGAAGCGGCACACGGTGTTTCTGAGGGAGATGTATGATCGTGGAAAGCTTCTCGAGTCGAATGATGTCTCTGAGGCAAGAGCCAAACTCGTTGAGCTCATGCTCCTTCGTCGGCGTGGTCTCGGGAATGCCAATTCAAGTGCCAACATGGCTTCAGGTGCCACTGCTGATGCCAGAGAGAGTGGTGATGATTTTGTTGATCATGAGGATTGTTTGTTGGATGTATCAGAGAAGTGATGGTAGAAGGATGTTGTCAACTTCATGGGAACTCATGTCAGTAAGCCATGTTGAACGGTGCTTAGCGCACTTCTGATGGAGAATGGATTAATGGTACCACGGACAGGAGGTTTGTGTGCTGGAGATAACCAAATGAGAAGGTGCATGGATTTCCAGAGTGGTATGACTTGGTCGACAAAGCTAGAGGCCATGGATATGCTTGGAACTCAAAAGTCATGTTTCAACTGTGCGCTACCATGTTGGTAGGTCGAGATTCATGAGGAAATGTTGAACCTTTGAATTTCGGTCCCCTTCAGTTCTCTGCTCAGATTCTTTTTCCTGACAAATCATTCTGCCAAGGTTGCTTCATTCCATTTGATTTGTCAGGATTCATGAGTTTGCTCTACTTCTTCACTTTGATCTGGCAGATGTACTTTTTGGTTGTGGCAATCGCCTGAAGTACAACCACTGGTTGGTGTCATTGCCTGAATCTTATTATTTGAACAAAGCATTGCCTGAATTGAAGAGCCAGGCATCATTCTTCAGCAATTTTTGCAACCCGGGTCGTTTTTGCAACATTCTTAGGTTCAACAGACCAGCAAGATGTGCAAACATGCTTCATGTTGTTGGACCACTTCAGGCACCTACATCGCTAGTTCAGCTTTTGAGTTCCTTATTCGTACGATATAACTTTATCCTTTCAACAATTACGCCTACTCTGATGTGGGGACATTGAGCACCTATGAATCTTAAGGTTTTCTGCTGGTTGTCATCACAAAACTAGTTCCTGATGTTCAAATATCAAGAAGAGATGGTGGTTGAATAGCCCTATATGTTGGCTAATGGAGAGACAGTCCGGCACCTTGTGATAGGCAGATAGGGGTGGAGTAATGGTACTGCATTGTTGCTAGCTGTTTCTCTATATCTAACAATTTTGTGGCAAGGAAACTTACCAGCCAGTCTGTGTGCTGAAGATTGGTGGTTACCGTCTGCCTCGCTGCAGCTGTATCTTCAATTCTTCATACACATTACTTCTGCTGTCTTTTCTTGCCTGGAGTTGGTTCTGACTCTTCGCTTTGGAGGGCAAAATGCTAGTATTATAATTCAGAACCATTGTTGCGATAATTTAAAATTACTTTAGGTTATTCCAGTTATCAGCCTATTATTGTTGGAGATTGGCTGTTAAACTATGCCTAAAATTTGAAATGGGGAGAGAACCAAGTTTTGTTCGCTGATCAAAGTTAGCAGGAGATGATTCTGCCTTCTGCGCAAGAAGCAAAGAGTAACGTATCTGCCCAACCGATGCTAATCTGCACATTTTCTAGTTCAATCCTCTGAAATTTTGACTGCAACTGTATGTAACACAGTGGAGGAATCACAGGGGGCTATGGATGTTGAGGAGCACAACTCTAGCCTGCAGCAGCCTCCTGAACACCTTCTCGCTCTCGCACTCCAGCCCGGCAATGCGACCCTCGAGCTCCTCCAGCCTTCGCAGTGCCGCTGGCGCCAGCTCCGGCGCCACTTTCCTGGCCTCCGATGCGACGCCCAACCTCGCTAGCCACCTGTGCGAAGGCACCGTCCGTACCATGTCCGACACGCCAGGCGACATGGCCGCGCAGCCGGAGAAGACGACCGCCGAGGCCTCTGCCGCGGCCACGGCCGCCTCCGCCACCACCGTGCCGACCACTCCAGTGTCCGCGGCGTCCGCGTGCCTCGAGGCGTGCCGCATCGCGGCGGCGAGGCGGCGCAGCTCCTTCTCAGTCCGCCTGCGCGCGCGCGCCGACGCGGCGACCACCGCGCCGTCCCCGCGGCGCGCGCCGGCCTGCGCGTCCGACACGCTCTGCTTCGCCGCGAGCAGCGCCGACCCGAACGTGCCGTGCGCGTCCGCGAGCACGAGGAAGCGGTCCAGGACCTGgccgtcctcgtcggcggcggcgcggagGGCCGCCGCGGCCCGCGGCGTGGCGAGCAGGTCGCCCAGCGCGGCCAGGACTGCCTCCAGCAGCGCGAGGCCGTGGCCAGTGGAGGAGGAGGAGCCGTGGCTGTCCGCGtctccgctgccgccgccgcaGGACCTGGACCACGCCCTGAGCGCGCGGACGGTGCCGTGGAGGCGCGCGAGCGCGGGGTGGCACGGTTCGCTCGCGGACCGCGCGTGCGCCGCCTCCCTCGTCGTCCTCGCGGGGCTGAGCGTCAAGTGCATTCTAATCTGACTTTCGGGCTGGGCGTTTTCCTGATGAGTGGAAGTGTGGAACGTCCGGGACAAGGACGGGAGCATATATTGGACAAGGCCGGGGCGGAGGCGGTGGTTGCATTGCAAGTTGCGGCAAAAAATGGTCGGGTTCACGGGCGGGTTGGCGCCGGCCGCGCTGCTGTTTTGGGCATCTCGTGTTCCCGGCATGCGATGGCGAGCAAAACAAGTGGAAACCCAGCAGTGTCCACTGTCCAGTAGCGGCAGGGGATGAGTTGACCCGTGGCGTACGACAACTAGTTCAGTAGGGGACAGCTCTGCTCTGCTCTGCAGATGGTGGGACAAATTCCTCTTCTCAACGAGAGGTTGGCGCACCGTGGACGGGGTTGGGGGGCTTGGGATAAGGCGCGAGTGAACTGTCAAACCAACAACCTCGTCCAGTTCCGGTATGCCGGGGGCTCGGCCGCTCTCGGGGCCTCTGTTTTGGTTTGGAGGGGGGGCGGGCATGCGGCCAAACCGCGCTTTTTTTTCCCAAACCAGAAACCAGGCCAGCCGCCATCTGCGAATCTGGGATGCTTGTCGTCCCGAACGCGGTCCCGTGCGCGCAAAGCCAGCGAGACAGAGATGGGTTCCAGCTAGGGCTGGACAAAATGCTCATGGCTCGTTGGCTCGCTCGGTTTGTGGCCagctcggatcggctcgtttgaattttttcacgagctgagctggcatcctagctcggtttcttaacgagccagctcggtttgttaacgagccagctcgcgagctaaacaatCTATCACATCTTAGCAAAACAAAACTATATACATATCATGTACGTAACAATTGATGTATATGTTATATGTACGTGTGGTGTATATAACCTATaagttaaactaatgattgatgGATTATGTCTATGTATGAAATTGGTCTATGCGAATATAAGTGTGGGTTAAACTGCTGAACATGTGTGTGAATAgtgaattgatgagtgatgagtggtgttaatttggtgttatattgatgcggtctgtgaaactatgagtataactACTATTTTATGTTGTTAAATTAGCTTAAAATTAACTAGAAATTGATTACTATACACATGTTATTTTTTTCTGCTCtgactcgcgagctaaacgagccagctcgagctcgtaaacgagccgagccgagctgactctgtggctcgctaccttaacgagccgagccgagccagctcgttagcttaacgagccagctcgagctcgaacaagccgagctggctcgatatccgaTCCTAGTTCCAGCAGAGTCGGCAGGTAGTTGGCAGTTCTCTCGGGACGCTCCCGTCTGCCAGACACAATCACATCTCCGACAGTCCGActtcctgcctgcctgcctcgcatgAGTTAGGGCAACGGGAGAGTGTTTGAAACTTGAAAGCGAAGTATCTCAAAATCATGATTTTAAAATACTACAATTTTAAAATATTATGAAACAACCATAGTATTTTTTTATATCGCTCTAAGTAATATTTGTCTGGAGACAAAACATCTCAAATCATGTTATTTAGTGTATATGTGTTCAAGAAGCTAAAACTTTGGTTAGAGTAGAGTTTCAAATACTCCAAAATAACATCAAACTATCGTATTTAAAACGGTGTTTTCTACAAGATAGCAGGACACCTCTTGACAAAAAAATACCATGGTATTCTCTAATGCCATACTTCTATCTCAAAACTCTAAAAAAATACTTTGCTTCCAAACACCCTCTCAAGGTCATGTGTGGGAGGGCTTCACTTCAAGAATTTCGGATTCGTTCTAGCTTCTTCCATTCAAACAGGTCTAGCTCCACAAGCTCTAGCTTTCAAAAGAATTGAAACTAGAGGTCGGCTTCATAAAATTCACGAATCTTCTCAAGGGGTGCTTAACAAACGTTGttttcatacccctcataaaattgCATGAAAATTACCAACCATGCCACTAGTTACACATCACACCGCTTCAGTTTTCTGTTACAGCTCACTAATCATCAAGggtaattgatagtcgcctagagggggggtgaatagggcgaaactgaaatttacaaatataaacacaactacaagccgggttagcgttagaaataaaatcgagtccgtgagagggggcgcaaaacaaatcgcaagcgaataagtaagtgagacacgcggatttgttttaccgaggttcggttctcgcaaacctactccccgttgaggaggccacaaaggccgggtctctttcaacccttccctctctcaaacggtccctcggaccgagtgagcttctcttctcaaatcacttgggaatcaaacttcccgcaagggccaccacacaattggtgcctcttgcctcaattacaagtgagtgtttgatcacaagaaagaatgcgaaagaaaagaagcgatccaagcgcaagagctcaaatgaacactacaaatcactctctctagtcactagggttttgaatgagattgggagaggatttgatctcttgttggtgtgctttgcaatgaatgctagctcttgtatagtggttggaagctggaaaacttggatacaatgaatggtggggtggttggggtatttatagccctaaccaccaacttgaccgttggaggaagccgtctgtttgatggcgcaccggacagtccggtgcacaccggacagtccggtgcccctgccacgtcatcattgccgttggattctgaccgttggagcttctgacttgtgggcctgcctgggtgtccggtgcacaccggacaggtactgtttgctgtccggtgtgccagtatgggcgactctgacttctgcgcgcgctgcgcgcgcattaaatgccgttgcaggtagccgttggcgcgaagtagtcgttgctccgaggatgcaccggacagtccggtgcacaccggacagtccggtgaattttagcggactagccgttggagtttcccgaagctggcgagttcctgaggccgacctcccttggcgcaccggacactgtccggtgtacaccggacagtccggtgaattatagcggagttgcctctggaaattcccgaaggtgacgagttcgcgctggagtcctctggtgcaccggacactgtccggcggtgcaccggacactgtccggtgtacaccggacagtccggtgctcccagaccagagggccttcggtttccactttgctcctttgttgaatccaaaacttggtctttttattggctgagtgtgaaccttttacacctgtataatctatgcacttgggcaaactagttactccaattatttgtgttgggcaattcaaccaccaaaattaattagggactaggtgtaagcctaattccctttcaatctccccctttttggtgattgatgccaacacaaaccaaagcaaatgtagaagtgcataattgaactagtttgcataatgtaagtgcaaaggttgcttggaattgagccaatattgatacttacaagatatgcatggattgtttcttacttataacattttggaccacgtttgcaccacatgttttgtttttacaaaatcttttgtaaatcttttctaagttcttttgcaaatagtcaaaggtggtgaataagattttgagaagcattttcaagatttgaaattttctccccctgtttcaaatgcttttcctttgacgaacaaaactccccctaaatgaaatcctcctcttagtgttcaagagggtttttgatatgtcattttgaaatactactttctcccccttttgaacacaataggatatcaattgaaaaatattcgacacttaagtttttgaaattggtggtggtgcggtccttttgctttgggctcatttctccccctttttggcatgaatcgccaaaaacggaaccattagagccctcgaagtagtttcttcccctttggtcataaacaaatgagttaagattataccaaagacgaagtccttttgctttctcccccaaggatggaggGTGGTATGTAGCGACGGCGAaggttgagttacggagtggaagcctttttgtctttgccgaagactccaattccctttcaatagacctatgacttggtttaaaatagacttgaaaacacattagtcatagcataggaaggggatacgatcaaagatatataaatgagctatgtgtgcaatctaacaaaagaaattgcgcgaatcaagaatattgagctcatgcctaagtttgttaaaagattgttcatcaagaggcttggtaaagatatcggctaattgatctttagtgttaatataagaaatctcgatatcccccttttgttggtgatccctaagaaaatgataccggatggctatgtgtttagtgcggctatgctcgacgggattgtcggccattttgattgcactctcattatcacatagcaagggaactttggtcaatttgtaaccgtagtcccgcagggtttgcctcatccaaagcaattgcgcgcaacaatggcctgcggcaatgtactcggcttcagcggtggaaagagcgaccgaattttgcttctttgaagcccaagacaccaaggatcttcccaagaactggcaagtccccgatgtgctcttcctattgattttgcaccccgcccaatcggcatccgaatatccaatcaaatcaaatgtggatcccctaggataccaaagcccaaacttaggagtataagccaaatatctcaagattcgtttcacggccgtaaggtgagcttccttagggtcggcttggaatcttgcacacatgcatacggaaagcataatatccggtcgagatgcacataagtagagtaaagaacctatcatcgaccggtataccttttgatccacggacttacctcccgtgtcgaggtcgagatgcccattggttcccatgggtgtcttgatgggcttggcatccttcatcccaaacttgtttagaatgtcttgagtatacttcgtttggctaatgaaggtgccctcttggagttgcttcacttggaatcctaagaaatacttcaactcccccatcatagacatctcgaatttctgtgtcataatcctactaaactcttcacaagtagactcgttagtagacccaaatataatatcatcaacataaatttggcatacaaacaagtcattttcaagagttttagtaaagagtgtaggatcggctttaccgactttgaagccattagcaataaggaaatctctaaggcattcataccatgctcttggggcttgcttgagcccataaagcgccttagggagcttgtagacatggttaggatactcactgtcttcaaagccgggaggttgctcaacatagacctcttccttgattggtccattgagaaaggcacttttcacgtccatttgataaagcttaaagccatggtaagtagcataggccaataatatgcgaattgactcaagcctagctacgggtgcataggtttcaccgaaatccaaaccttcgacttgggagtatcccttggccacaagtcgagctttgttccttgtcaccacaccatgctcgtcttgcttgttgcggaagacccatttggttcctacaacattttggttaggacgtggaactaaatgccatacctcatttctcgtgaagttgttgagctcctcttgcatcgccaccacccaatccgaatcttgaagtgcttcctctaccctgtgtggctcaatagaggaaacgaacgagtaatgttcacaaaaatgtgcaacacgagatcgagtagttacccccttatgaatgtcgccgaggatggtgtcgacggggtgatctcgttggattgcttggtggactcttgggtgtggcggctgaaagtcgcctagagggggggtggataggcgaaacctgaaaattaaaactttatcccccaactagatcccttgattagtggttagaacaagatatataataatcgGAGTATaagaactaagtcctttgcttgtaaccaAAGTTGCtatgaaataatgcggaattgataaacaatacaactactagatatatggatagtaaagcaagaaggcttagatgagaagagcaataagtaaagttctttcttgcgaaggGTTGCTCCACCAAATGAGAATTAAACTTGAAGCAACACTAAAGGATGTTAGCGGAGAAtggcgcaagaaaacttagagaagggaaagcaaacaaatcataagcaagaaacacaatgaacacgggtgatttgttttaccgaggttcggccctcgaaggcctagtccccgttgaggagtccactcaaggacgggtctttttcaaccctttccctctctccaccgatcacacaaggatcagtgagctcttcttcttctcaaggatcactctcgatcccgcaaggaccaccacactctttggtgtctcttgctagcttttacaagcctccaacactttggaggaagtttgaatgggagtcaaaactccacgcacaaatgaacacaaggatgaagcacactctatctctcaatgtatctcacaagg
It contains:
- the LOC103643378 gene encoding protein ROOT PRIMORDIUM DEFECTIVE 1, translated to MAIITSHLRNWGKGTVPPFQVPAARVPAGAGRAEPPTGVPMPLPLRVPARLLFARHKTTAAQHVAARHLDHAFERLAAAHLPLVAASPLVDALRASPEPLALPNLARRLPLRLHRRGPLHFLRLFPRVFDLRAPLPLSLSLTPAAAGLLAVASSPADAARTLHRLLAMSVTRSLPLRAVFRVWRELALPDDFEDSVVEGHPHLFRLVSNPAEPNTHILHLVADQATEDFTPAVEKARPDRYAFKLQFPPGFRLAKEYRKKVKEWQLLPYTGPYQVVSPSAGGSKRVSKLARRKMEKRAVGIAHEFLSLTVEKMVEVEKFSQFRKWFGIEVNVRDVFLDHPGIFYLSAKGKRHTVFLREMYDRGKLLESNDVSEARAKLVELMLLRRRGLGNANSSANMASGATADARESGDDFVDHEDCLLDVSEK
- the LOC100275132 gene encoding uncharacterized protein LOC100275132, with translation MHLTLSPARTTREAAHARSASEPCHPALARLHGTVRALRAWSRSCGGGSGDADSHGSSSSTGHGLALLEAVLAALGDLLATPRAAAALRAAADEDGQVLDRFLVLADAHGTFGSALLAAKQSVSDAQAGARRGDGAVVAASARARRRTEKELRRLAAAMRHASRHADAADTGVVGTVVAEAAVAAAEASAVVFSGCAAMSPGVSDMVRTVPSHRWLARLGVASEARKVAPELAPAALRRLEELEGRIAGLECESEKVFRRLLQARVVLLNIHSPL